Proteins found in one Deinococcus sp. Leaf326 genomic segment:
- a CDS encoding low specificity L-threonine aldolase, with the protein MSSVLADLRSDTVTTPTPEMRSAMADAAVGDDVYGEDPTVNALQAEVARQTGFEAGLFMPSGTMTNQVAIALHTRRGEEVICAEGSHIYEWELGMMATFSGVVPRFVPAPLGVPAPEDVRLAVRRSIHQSPSGMISLENTHNKAGGTVIPLDVLAGVREVATQEGLPLHLDGARVYNAAAALGVPVAEITRHFDTVSVCLSKGLGAPVGSVLLGSKELMARAHRYRKMMGGGMRQAGVLAAAALIALRDGPAQLPADHRRARVLAGALVDAGYTVNLEAVQTNIVYATLPGAAERAAAWAERGVLANALGHDSVRFVLHHQIDDEALDRAIAVLTA; encoded by the coding sequence ATGTCCTCTGTGCTGGCCGATCTGCGCTCCGATACTGTGACCACCCCCACCCCCGAGATGCGGAGCGCGATGGCGGACGCCGCCGTGGGCGACGACGTCTACGGTGAAGACCCGACCGTCAACGCCCTGCAGGCCGAAGTTGCGCGCCAGACCGGCTTCGAGGCCGGGCTGTTCATGCCCTCGGGCACCATGACCAATCAGGTGGCCATCGCGCTGCACACCCGCCGGGGCGAGGAGGTCATCTGCGCCGAGGGCTCGCACATCTACGAGTGGGAACTGGGCATGATGGCGACCTTTAGCGGCGTGGTGCCCCGCTTCGTACCCGCGCCTCTCGGGGTGCCTGCCCCCGAGGACGTGCGGCTGGCGGTTCGGCGCAGCATCCACCAGTCTCCCAGCGGCATGATCAGTCTGGAAAATACCCACAACAAGGCGGGCGGTACGGTCATTCCGCTCGACGTGCTGGCCGGCGTGCGCGAGGTGGCGACCCAGGAGGGGCTGCCCCTGCACCTCGACGGGGCGCGGGTCTACAACGCGGCGGCGGCGCTGGGGGTGCCGGTCGCCGAGATCACGCGCCACTTCGATACAGTCAGCGTATGTCTCAGCAAGGGGCTGGGGGCCCCGGTCGGCAGCGTGCTGTTGGGCTCTAAGGAGCTGATGGCCCGCGCCCACCGCTACCGCAAGATGATGGGCGGCGGGATGCGGCAGGCGGGTGTGCTGGCCGCCGCCGCCCTCATCGCCCTGCGCGACGGCCCCGCGCAGCTGCCCGCCGACCACCGCCGCGCCCGCGTGCTGGCCGGCGCCCTGGTGGACGCCGGCTACACGGTGAACCTGGAGGCCGTGCAGACCAACATCGTGTACGCCACGCTGCCCGGCGCGGCCGAGCGGGCGGCGGCCTGGGCCGAACGGGGGGTGCTCGCCAACGCGCTGGGCCACGACTCGGTGCGCTTTGTGCTGCACCACCAGATCGACGACGAGGCCCTGGACCGGGCCATCGCGGTCCTCACCGCCTGA
- a CDS encoding DUF2382 domain-containing protein yields MTQANLIRLSELSNDAEYNLNDENVYNPVGHVAYGYGGDKIGTVRDALVEPDSGRIRYLLVDVGGWFSSKEVLVPVGHARIDEQGVYFDNLTKDQVKEMSEYREGEMYSSDSMDRDERVLRGMGTDTVNTSVSETELTDRTDYQRRAYQTPDRLQLLEERLVVNKDRFKAGSVQIGKRVETHQESVNVPLQREEVVIERHAVSDARPVEGVVLGEGTQTMNVDLEAERANVTKQAYVTEEISVGKRAVTETQTVTDTVGREVLDVNKTGEVKLSGEGTSDLLTDRDTDRKV; encoded by the coding sequence ATGACGCAAGCCAACCTGATCCGCCTGTCCGAACTGTCCAACGATGCCGAGTACAACCTGAACGACGAGAACGTCTACAACCCAGTCGGCCACGTGGCCTACGGCTACGGTGGTGACAAGATCGGCACCGTGCGTGACGCGCTGGTGGAGCCCGACAGCGGCCGTATCCGCTACCTGCTGGTAGACGTGGGCGGCTGGTTCTCGAGCAAGGAAGTCCTCGTGCCGGTCGGCCACGCCCGTATCGACGAGCAGGGCGTGTACTTCGACAACCTGACCAAGGACCAGGTCAAGGAAATGAGTGAGTACCGCGAAGGCGAAATGTACTCGAGCGACTCGATGGACCGTGACGAGCGCGTCCTGCGCGGCATGGGCACCGACACGGTGAACACCTCGGTCAGCGAGACCGAGCTGACCGACCGCACCGACTACCAGCGCCGCGCCTACCAGACCCCCGACCGCCTGCAGCTCCTCGAAGAGCGCCTCGTGGTCAACAAGGACCGCTTCAAGGCCGGGAGCGTCCAGATCGGCAAGCGCGTCGAGACCCACCAGGAAAGCGTCAACGTGCCCCTTCAGCGCGAGGAAGTCGTCATTGAGCGTCACGCGGTCAGCGACGCCCGCCCCGTGGAAGGCGTGGTGTTGGGCGAAGGCACCCAGACGATGAACGTGGACCTCGAAGCCGAGCGCGCGAACGTCACCAAACAGGCCTACGTCACCGAGGAAATCAGTGTGGGCAAGCGCGCCGTGACCGAGACGCAGACCGTGACCGACACCGTGGGCCGTGAAGTCCTCGACGTCAACAAGACCGGCGAAGTGAAGCTCAGCGGTGAAGGCACCAGCGACCTGCTGACCGACCGCGACACCGACCGCAAGGTCTGA
- a CDS encoding HNH endonuclease: protein MARRLPPTNWPPPPQPPECCALCGREVPLLTEHHLVPRSQGRRRGVPVHDLPTVMLCGPCHKFLHRTFTNAELATDYPTVEALLSHPEVERFVRWVRTQPATRGVRVR from the coding sequence TTGGCCCGCCGCCTGCCGCCCACGAACTGGCCTCCGCCTCCGCAGCCTCCCGAATGCTGCGCGCTGTGTGGCCGCGAGGTACCGCTGCTGACCGAGCATCACCTCGTGCCGCGCTCGCAGGGCCGGCGCCGCGGGGTGCCGGTCCACGACCTGCCCACCGTCATGCTGTGCGGGCCGTGCCATAAATTCCTGCACCGTACCTTCACCAACGCCGAACTGGCCACCGACTACCCCACGGTCGAGGCGCTGCTGAGCCACCCGGAAGTCGAGCGTTTCGTGCGCTGGGTGCGGACCCAGCCCGCGACCCGCGGCGTGCGCGTGCGCTGA
- a CDS encoding CPBP family intramembrane glutamic endopeptidase, producing the protein MTFPDAPRPPDPPAWPGESTPPPAPAGPQIRAVDGNRAALSLLVVQNVISALLLGRSVPLGTALLGAFAVTVVVAFTLFRPVMTALLRDTRWRTPPSWGTALAAFVLAFIASRAVALAYVLLFPSAADAVPQFLSRGADQWALFLAAGLLIPLAEEVAFRGLMMRGHERAAGFTVAALTTTFAFSLAHGVPASIAGILPLAYVLARVVQHSGSLWNGVIIHAANNTLAVVLGAVLAGRDLGQPEEAASLLKDEALRLPLAGGTLLFGLAVLFVCHLWLTPKADPQERRAPGPWLSGAYVAVVVFGVVSLLLTLPFAQGWLGRISALLN; encoded by the coding sequence ATGACGTTTCCCGACGCGCCCCGTCCGCCCGATCCACCCGCTTGGCCGGGCGAGAGCACGCCGCCCCCGGCTCCGGCCGGTCCGCAGATCCGCGCGGTGGACGGCAACCGCGCCGCGCTTTCCCTGCTGGTCGTGCAGAACGTGATCTCGGCGCTGCTGCTGGGGCGGAGCGTGCCGCTGGGAACGGCGCTGCTCGGCGCCTTCGCGGTGACGGTCGTCGTGGCCTTCACGCTCTTTCGCCCGGTCATGACGGCTCTGCTGCGCGACACCCGCTGGCGGACGCCGCCGTCGTGGGGAACAGCGCTCGCGGCCTTCGTGCTGGCGTTCATCGCCTCGCGGGCGGTGGCGCTGGCCTACGTGCTGCTCTTTCCCTCGGCGGCCGACGCGGTCCCGCAGTTCCTGAGCCGCGGTGCCGACCAGTGGGCGCTGTTCCTGGCGGCGGGTCTGCTCATTCCCCTGGCCGAGGAGGTCGCCTTCCGGGGCCTGATGATGCGCGGGCACGAGCGCGCGGCGGGCTTCACGGTCGCGGCCCTGACCACCACCTTCGCCTTCTCGCTGGCGCACGGCGTTCCGGCGAGCATCGCGGGCATCCTGCCGCTGGCCTACGTGCTCGCGCGGGTCGTGCAGCACAGCGGCAGCCTGTGGAACGGGGTCATCATCCACGCAGCCAACAACACGCTGGCCGTGGTGCTCGGGGCGGTGCTCGCGGGCCGGGACCTCGGGCAGCCGGAAGAGGCGGCCTCGCTGCTCAAAGACGAGGCGCTGCGCCTGCCCCTAGCCGGCGGCACACTGCTGTTCGGCCTCGCCGTGCTGTTCGTGTGCCACCTCTGGCTGACCCCAAAGGCCGACCCCCAGGAACGCCGCGCGCCCGGGCCGTGGCTCAGCGGGGCGTATGTCGCCGTGGTGGTCTTCGGGGTGGTGTCGCTGCTGCTGACCCTGCCCTTCGCCCAGGGGTGGCTGGGCCGGATCAGCGCCCTGTTGAACTAA